The following proteins come from a genomic window of Nitrospirota bacterium:
- a CDS encoding chemotaxis protein CheA: protein MDEIITEFVTEAEETLEKIDPLFVELEAKGYDKNMLNEIFRGMHTLKGAAGFLGFQPIVDVAHRAESIMKKLRDAEIGLTRELMDVILKSVDHLRLLIFHIKLKDGIEEDISLLLKELDAALLSSGASARADAPGAPGAPGGDGGQGEPPAVDAEEKAEIETDEHEAGSSHPQPPAEPEPRARAAAVSPSPGPSSDEQVQQLSKEREVVSTLRVDVARIDKVMDLAGEIVLARNRLLNLATKLDLSYSDDPHVESLVETTGFLDRVTSDLQLAVMKMRMQPIQKVFGKFPRMVRDMSRTLGKDIDLEMFGEDTEVDKTVIESIGDPLVHIIRNSIDHGIESAGERAQKGKPPKGRIIMSAYQKGTHIVIEVSDDGKGIDVEAVKRKALARGLITDEEAQKMSDDAAINLIFLPGFSTKEISTELSGRGVGMDVVKTNVAKLNGYVEVITKKDVGSTFKISLPLTLAILQAMMVRIGREFYALPQSMIEETLRVKKSDIKDITGQKVLTIRGRVIPMFELAEVLGVAMDTGVGRDHCYVLVALVGDRRFCLAVDELLGQEEIVIKTINGIESEECGILGATITGDGRVVLILDFAVLSRNVFAGAAK, encoded by the coding sequence ATGGATGAGATAATAACCGAGTTCGTAACCGAGGCCGAAGAAACCCTCGAGAAGATCGACCCCCTGTTCGTCGAGCTGGAGGCGAAGGGATACGATAAAAACATGCTGAACGAGATCTTCCGCGGCATGCATACGCTCAAGGGGGCCGCGGGGTTTTTAGGGTTCCAGCCGATCGTCGATGTCGCCCACCGCGCGGAGAGTATCATGAAGAAGCTCCGCGATGCCGAGATCGGGCTCACGCGCGAGCTCATGGATGTCATCCTGAAAAGCGTCGACCACCTGCGTCTGCTCATCTTTCATATCAAGCTCAAGGACGGCATCGAAGAGGATATCTCTTTGCTGTTGAAAGAGCTCGACGCGGCGCTCCTCTCCTCCGGGGCGTCGGCCCGGGCAGATGCTCCGGGAGCGCCGGGAGCGCCGGGAGGAGACGGCGGACAGGGAGAGCCTCCCGCCGTCGACGCCGAGGAGAAGGCTGAGATCGAGACCGATGAGCACGAGGCAGGGTCCTCTCACCCGCAGCCCCCGGCCGAGCCGGAACCCCGGGCCAGGGCTGCGGCCGTTTCCCCCTCCCCCGGACCCTCCTCCGATGAGCAGGTGCAGCAGCTGTCGAAAGAGCGGGAGGTGGTCTCGACGCTTCGCGTCGATGTTGCGAGGATCGACAAGGTAATGGACCTCGCCGGCGAGATCGTGCTGGCGCGGAACAGGCTTCTCAACCTGGCGACGAAGCTCGATCTGAGCTACTCCGACGACCCCCATGTCGAGAGCCTCGTCGAGACAACCGGATTCCTGGACAGGGTCACCTCGGACCTGCAGCTGGCGGTCATGAAGATGAGGATGCAGCCCATCCAGAAGGTCTTCGGGAAGTTCCCCCGCATGGTGCGGGACATGTCGAGGACCCTCGGCAAGGATATCGATCTCGAGATGTTCGGTGAGGATACGGAGGTGGACAAGACGGTCATCGAGAGCATCGGGGACCCCCTTGTCCATATTATAAGGAATTCCATAGACCACGGCATCGAGTCCGCTGGAGAGCGTGCGCAGAAGGGGAAGCCCCCGAAGGGGCGGATCATCATGAGCGCCTACCAGAAGGGTACGCATATCGTCATCGAGGTTTCGGATGACGGGAAGGGCATCGATGTGGAGGCGGTCAAGAGAAAGGCCCTCGCGAGGGGCCTCATCACGGACGAGGAAGCGCAGAAGATGTCGGACGACGCCGCGATCAACCTCATCTTTCTTCCCGGGTTTTCGACGAAAGAGATCTCTACCGAGCTCAGCGGCCGCGGCGTCGGCATGGATGTGGTGAAGACCAACGTGGCGAAGCTGAACGGGTACGTCGAGGTGATCACGAAAAAGGACGTGGGGAGCACCTTCAAGATCAGTCTCCCCCTGACCCTCGCCATCCTGCAGGCAATGATGGTCAGGATAGGGAGGGAGTTCTATGCGCTGCCGCAATCGATGATCGAGGAGACGCTCCGAGTGAAGAAGAGCGATATAAAGGATATTACCGGCCAGAAGGTACTGACCATCCGGGGACGGGTGATCCCCATGTTCGAGCTTGCCGAGGTGCTGGGCGTTGCGATGGACACCGGCGTCGGCCGCGATCACTGTTATGTCCTGGTCGCCCTCGTCGGGGACCGGAGGTTCTGCCTCGCCGTAGACGAGCTGCTCGGCCAGGAAGAGATCGTCATCAAAACGATCAACGGGATAGAGTCCGAGGAGTGCGGCATCCTGGGGGCGACGATCACGGGAGACGGGAGGGTTGTGCTCATCCTCGACTTTGCGGTCCTGTCCAGGAACGTTTTTGCGGGAGCCGCGAAGTAG
- a CDS encoding response regulator — translation MPGKSAGGRRRILVIDDEPDIAGLLKLFLAGLHYEVDTFLSPRAGLDALKENGYWAVFCDYMMPHLTGDRVYRAIKELDSALLERFVLVTGAVLDERLERFVESEGARVLNKPFRLDEIKAVLKEFETS, via the coding sequence ATGCCGGGAAAGTCGGCAGGGGGAAGAAGAAGGATACTGGTTATCGATGATGAGCCCGACATCGCGGGACTGCTGAAGCTGTTTCTTGCCGGCCTGCACTACGAGGTCGATACGTTTCTGTCGCCGAGAGCGGGGCTCGATGCTCTGAAAGAGAACGGCTACTGGGCCGTCTTCTGCGATTATATGATGCCGCATCTGACCGGCGACAGGGTATACAGGGCGATAAAGGAGCTGGATAGCGCGCTGCTGGAACGGTTTGTACTGGTGACCGGCGCTGTTCTGGATGAACGGCTCGAACGATTTGTGGAGAGCGAGGGAGCACGCGTGCTGAACAAGCCGTTCAGGCTGGACGAAATCAAAGCTGTTCTGAAGGAGTTCGAAACATCATGA
- a CDS encoding chemotaxis response regulator protein-glutamate methylesterase produces MVKVLIVDDSAFMRNALTAMLSSDPEIKIVGTARDGLEAIEKVQSLKPDIVTMDVEMPRMDGIEALRHIMGTNPLPVIMVSSITTEGAKVTLDALDLGAVDFIPKNLSELSVNIVKIKEILIDKIKHMGRRGIASKGARPTLRRPVMKSVEPVEQMPARTTGERRIGIVSIGTSTGGPKALQEIIPRLPKDFPVPIVIAQHMPPNFTAPFAERLDQLSRIRVKEAEEGEVVRPGVALVAPGRGHMRVARRRSLETVVTISENKDDFIYRPSVDALMFSIAEFFPGRALGVILTGMGNDGCKGLAALKKTGGRIFAQNEETCVVYGMPKAVVDAGIADKVLSLDEIAGEIVNSV; encoded by the coding sequence ATCGTAAAGGTGCTTATCGTAGACGATTCCGCTTTCATGAGGAATGCATTGACCGCTATGCTTTCCTCCGACCCGGAAATAAAGATCGTCGGTACCGCGCGGGACGGCCTCGAGGCGATCGAAAAGGTGCAGAGCCTCAAGCCCGACATCGTCACGATGGATGTCGAAATGCCGCGGATGGACGGCATCGAGGCGCTCCGGCATATCATGGGGACGAATCCTCTGCCGGTCATCATGGTCAGCTCCATCACGACCGAGGGCGCAAAAGTCACTCTCGATGCCCTCGACCTGGGCGCCGTCGACTTCATTCCTAAAAATCTCTCTGAGCTCTCCGTCAATATCGTCAAGATAAAAGAGATTCTCATAGACAAGATAAAGCATATGGGGCGGAGAGGCATCGCCAGTAAAGGGGCACGGCCGACGCTGCGCCGCCCTGTCATGAAGAGCGTTGAGCCGGTGGAGCAGATGCCGGCCAGGACCACGGGAGAGCGCAGGATCGGCATCGTCTCTATCGGGACGTCGACAGGGGGGCCCAAGGCGCTGCAGGAGATCATTCCCAGGCTCCCGAAGGATTTCCCTGTCCCCATCGTCATCGCCCAGCACATGCCGCCGAATTTCACCGCACCCTTCGCCGAGCGGCTCGACCAGCTGAGCCGGATCAGGGTAAAGGAGGCGGAAGAGGGGGAGGTCGTAAGACCCGGCGTCGCCCTCGTCGCCCCCGGCCGCGGGCATATGAGAGTGGCGAGGAGGAGGTCCCTCGAGACGGTGGTGACGATCTCGGAAAATAAAGACGACTTCATCTACAGGCCCTCCGTTGATGCGCTGATGTTCTCTATTGCCGAGTTCTTTCCCGGCCGGGCCCTCGGCGTGATCCTGACGGGAATGGGAAACGACGGGTGCAAGGGACTGGCAGCCCTGAAAAAGACGGGAGGAAGGATATTCGCACAGAACGAGGAGACCTGTGTCGTCTACGGCATGCCGAAGGCAGTGGTTGATGCGGGGATCGCGGATAAAGTATTATCTCTTGACGAGATCGCAGGTGAAATCGTCAATTCGGTTTAG
- a CDS encoding HDOD domain-containing protein produces the protein MREDALEKIIMETVDVPSLPPIAAKVMQLISSDYSSITELERLIERDQAFSARLLRIANSPYYGRGRSIDTVSAAIILIGFNSMKSLVAAASMKDIHRRFGLFEQRHWEHSLGVSLAATLLANETQMISGEEAMIGGLIHDMGKIILNNSVPETYSLIIERVYEEGLSSIHAESEMLGFNHCNVGGLIARKWKLPRSLEAAIEYHHADTFPPFEDQNYEILCQIIRVADAMCLHLGIGLRAVVDPDTIGFSQIGLTGKQFTSLTERLKKDYIEQKSQLLE, from the coding sequence ATGAGAGAGGATGCACTCGAAAAGATCATCATGGAGACCGTGGACGTGCCGAGTCTCCCTCCCATTGCGGCGAAGGTGATGCAGCTGATCAGCAGCGATTACTCTTCCATAACCGAGCTCGAACGGCTCATAGAGAGGGACCAGGCTTTTTCGGCCCGGCTGCTGAGGATCGCCAACTCTCCTTACTACGGCCGGGGGAGGAGTATCGATACCGTATCAGCAGCCATTATTCTCATCGGTTTCAATTCGATGAAGTCGCTCGTCGCCGCCGCTTCGATGAAAGATATCCACCGCAGGTTCGGGCTCTTCGAGCAGCGCCACTGGGAGCACAGCCTCGGTGTCTCCCTCGCGGCGACGCTGCTCGCCAACGAGACCCAGATGATCTCCGGTGAAGAGGCGATGATCGGAGGACTGATCCACGATATGGGAAAGATCATCCTCAATAACAGCGTTCCCGAAACATACAGCCTGATCATAGAGCGCGTGTATGAGGAGGGACTCTCCTCGATACATGCCGAGAGCGAGATGCTCGGCTTCAACCACTGCAATGTAGGCGGGCTTATCGCGAGGAAATGGAAGCTGCCCAGGAGCCTCGAAGCGGCAATCGAGTACCATCATGCCGATACGTTCCCTCCGTTCGAGGATCAAAATTACGAGATACTCTGCCAGATCATACGGGTCGCCGACGCCATGTGTCTCCATTTAGGCATAGGGCTCAGGGCGGTGGTCGATCCCGATACCATAGGATTCTCGCAGATAGGATTGACCGGAAAGCAGTTCACCAGCCTCACGGAGCGCCTGAAGAAGGATTACATCGAGCAGAAGTCGCAGCTGCTCGAATAG
- a CDS encoding chemotaxis response regulator CheY, which yields MFNLTLKVLVVDDFPTMRRIVKNLLKQLGFEHIDEAEDGSQALTKLRSGNYGLVVSDWNMPNMEGIELLRNVRKEPEPLRDVPFLMVTAEAEKEKVIEAIKAGVDNYIVKPFTAEILKEKLEKIAEKKKSLKAGA from the coding sequence ATGTTTAACCTGACCCTGAAAGTGCTGGTAGTTGACGATTTCCCCACCATGCGGAGAATTGTGAAGAACCTCCTCAAGCAGCTGGGATTCGAGCATATCGATGAGGCTGAAGACGGGTCCCAGGCCCTCACCAAATTACGGAGCGGGAATTACGGCCTCGTCGTCTCGGACTGGAACATGCCGAATATGGAGGGAATAGAGCTCCTGCGGAATGTGAGGAAAGAGCCGGAGCCGCTGCGGGATGTCCCCTTTCTCATGGTAACCGCCGAGGCCGAGAAAGAGAAGGTGATCGAGGCGATCAAGGCGGGCGTCGATAACTACATCGTCAAGCCCTTTACCGCTGAAATTCTCAAAGAGAAGCTCGAAAAGATAGCAGAAAAGAAGAAATCGCTCAAAGCGGGGGCATGA
- a CDS encoding response regulator, with protein MKLLIVDDDKTTRKLLSLYLKGKGYEVVTAENGLDALEKLGTESINLVITDMNMPYMDGIELARTLRADPAWKAMPLIMVTTEADDDERSKAYEAGVDDYLVKPTNADKIHDSIRGIFDRIIDGGESNV; from the coding sequence ATGAAGCTATTGATAGTTGACGACGATAAGACGACGCGCAAGCTTCTGAGCCTTTACCTGAAGGGAAAAGGCTACGAGGTCGTCACCGCGGAGAACGGGCTCGACGCCCTGGAGAAGCTGGGCACCGAGAGCATCAACCTCGTCATAACCGACATGAATATGCCCTACATGGACGGTATCGAGCTGGCTAGGACGCTGCGGGCGGACCCCGCGTGGAAGGCGATGCCCCTCATCATGGTGACCACCGAGGCAGACGACGATGAACGGAGCAAGGCGTATGAGGCGGGGGTCGACGACTACCTCGTGAAGCCGACGAATGCGGACAAGATACACGACAGTATCCGGGGAATTTTCGACAGGATTATTGACGGAGGTGAGAGCAATGTTTAA
- a CDS encoding substrate-binding domain-containing protein yields MKTVGKILGVAALFMLVWALNAYASEIKVGAGAAPTENVLKPIKEPFEKATGLKLTIIASGPKIALQDLEKGAVDAAAAGLSFDDWMALMKKEGVEVRDAGGFQQALIGKDKIVTLVHKENTVAKLSKDQLKGIFTGKITNWKEVGGKDAPIIVVWGKLIPGTNSMYTKHIFDGEPVTKDILDATTAEDVRQNVAANPEAVGIGPMAVIDASVRSPETPEVARPITLLTKGNPAPNIQKLLDFIKGEGQKYIKQ; encoded by the coding sequence ATGAAGACGGTAGGAAAGATTCTGGGGGTAGCAGCGCTGTTCATGCTGGTATGGGCGCTGAATGCGTACGCGAGCGAGATCAAGGTAGGGGCGGGAGCAGCGCCGACCGAAAATGTACTGAAGCCGATCAAGGAGCCCTTCGAAAAGGCCACGGGGCTGAAGCTCACGATCATCGCCTCGGGCCCGAAGATCGCGCTCCAGGACCTCGAAAAAGGGGCTGTCGATGCCGCGGCTGCCGGGCTGAGCTTCGATGACTGGATGGCGCTCATGAAAAAAGAGGGCGTCGAGGTGAGGGATGCCGGGGGATTCCAGCAGGCGCTTATCGGAAAGGACAAGATCGTTACTCTCGTACATAAAGAAAACACCGTGGCAAAACTCTCAAAAGACCAGCTCAAGGGAATTTTCACCGGGAAGATAACGAACTGGAAAGAGGTGGGGGGAAAGGATGCCCCGATCATCGTGGTATGGGGCAAGCTGATCCCGGGCACCAACAGCATGTATACAAAGCATATATTCGATGGAGAACCGGTGACGAAGGATATCCTCGACGCCACGACCGCCGAGGATGTGCGGCAGAACGTCGCCGCGAACCCCGAAGCGGTCGGCATCGGCCCGATGGCGGTCATCGATGCATCGGTGAGGTCGCCCGAGACGCCGGAGGTCGCGCGGCCTATCACCTTGCTCACCAAGGGGAATCCCGCTCCGAACATCCAGAAGCTCCTCGACTTCATAAAGGGTGAGGGGCAGAAGTATATCAAGCAGTAG
- a CDS encoding protein phosphatase CheZ: MQYIGFTMDTNEFTIPILKVQEIVNLPQLTRLPQVPDYIEGITNLRGKVIPIINLRRLAGIAGDSVGEKVIVITSGRITFGILVDGITGVIALDESEIEPPTDFNTSAIVSGVARVDDRLVVLLDTKKLIPMEDVSIFEDEIFEVKDNGDQVEVVKRIEGIGGDMIVKEVLDAKHFFQRRGIDTQDPRYALFDEMIAFMNAVNNQEYEKADEAIQNILKKGQNDLFQEVGKVTRKLHDAIRSFKEALDPKLKDMATTEMPNAVDKLQFVIEKTEEAANKTMGIVEKYILSMDDLAAHIRSLKEPEESVSYLREFKKSLEDDLTEILTTQSFQDLTGQSIKKVIKLVGDVEEELVKMITTFGVKMEQGTPSESVEHEQIGQSDVDDLLKEFGF, translated from the coding sequence ATGCAATATATCGGTTTTACCATGGACACGAATGAGTTTACCATCCCGATCCTCAAGGTGCAGGAGATAGTGAATCTTCCCCAGCTGACCAGGCTGCCCCAGGTGCCCGACTATATCGAGGGGATAACCAACCTCAGGGGCAAGGTCATCCCCATCATAAACCTGAGGCGGCTCGCCGGGATAGCGGGCGATTCGGTGGGGGAAAAGGTCATCGTCATTACCAGCGGACGCATCACCTTCGGCATACTCGTCGACGGTATCACCGGAGTGATCGCCCTGGACGAGTCGGAGATCGAGCCGCCCACGGACTTCAATACGTCCGCTATCGTTTCCGGCGTCGCCAGAGTAGACGACCGGCTCGTGGTGCTCCTCGATACGAAAAAGCTCATTCCCATGGAAGACGTGAGTATTTTTGAAGACGAGATATTCGAAGTGAAAGACAACGGCGACCAGGTCGAGGTGGTGAAGAGGATAGAGGGAATAGGCGGGGATATGATCGTCAAGGAGGTCCTCGACGCAAAGCACTTCTTCCAGAGGCGGGGGATCGATACCCAGGACCCGCGCTATGCCCTCTTCGACGAGATGATCGCCTTCATGAATGCGGTGAATAACCAGGAATACGAAAAGGCCGACGAGGCCATTCAGAATATCCTGAAGAAAGGCCAGAACGACCTGTTCCAGGAGGTCGGCAAGGTGACCCGGAAGCTGCACGACGCGATCAGGAGCTTCAAGGAGGCCCTCGACCCCAAGCTCAAGGATATGGCCACCACCGAAATGCCCAATGCCGTCGACAAGCTGCAGTTCGTCATCGAAAAGACGGAAGAGGCCGCCAACAAGACGATGGGGATCGTCGAAAAATACATATTGAGCATGGACGACCTCGCAGCGCATATACGGAGCCTGAAAGAGCCGGAAGAGTCGGTGAGCTATCTGAGGGAGTTCAAGAAGAGCCTCGAGGACGACCTCACCGAGATCCTGACGACGCAATCGTTTCAGGATTTGACGGGGCAGTCGATAAAGAAGGTAATCAAGCTCGTCGGCGATGTCGAGGAGGAGCTGGTGAAGATGATCACGACCTTCGGCGTCAAGATGGAGCAGGGGACGCCGAGCGAGAGCGTGGAGCATGAACAGATCGGCCAGTCCGACGTCGATGACCTGCTCAAGGAGTTCGGATTCTGA
- a CDS encoding methyl-accepting chemotaxis protein translates to MTIKTKLTLNVVIVTVIVAAVAVTSFIGMGSVRSKLHYLTERSTPFQMRTVEFQRVIQGATADFTKVGVSRTREEYKTCRAEAEKSLAEVRKTQGALEALAGDARMETADELGRVAQELFTITEGRLKAEEEALAAAATIAQRLKETSQRLRELDSKIKGLQLNRSAAFVTSLEDTKGISSKLRNIETLKVILKDLQLAIFEIQRAADKKALIIARGKANAAASKAFQSDYLKDWISRNFYSDIKALTEKVEELVTIQTALMSPAAPVPGQPLQANDEARKKFEAAGSEVSERLSAIMLAVEQEVLLASDKYGVETGRQGDVFTQSNIANSVLTSNSELVALGLSAEGLSTKLFTLTSVKDVDTVSAELGKVFERVGNVEKNLERALLKLNAKEEMKLLSSAEAALNAVRGTLFAQDGIVAKIRHQLSMNEKALQAMARLREIVVRQAEKGKQTVSTAQGEQEKAIGTVNRMVHFSMGLIGAISLGAIVFGILFGIWVYRSIANPLAQLITVSDKVAQGDLAVGLKTTARDEIGMVQTSMGKMVDNLRNIVGKIRTATGSLASSSEELSATAVTLEKGSQDQALQVEQSATAMTEMSQTTLDVAKNAADTSGAAQKMKTTAMQGKEAMHTTVQELTKFAETVKESAVKVESLGRKSEEINDIVTLIKEIADQTNLLALNAAIEAARAGEQGRGFAVVADSVRQLAERTTVAANDIASTVHTMQSEVADSVTFMKEERDSVGKVLDHVNSTLKSIDDIVAYVEGVADMVQRIAAATEEQSSASEEVSHNMETIAVITRQLSSSISEIKRASGDLSHLATELNGTASWFKVQER, encoded by the coding sequence ATGACCATAAAAACAAAACTGACACTCAATGTCGTTATCGTAACGGTGATTGTCGCGGCCGTTGCGGTAACGAGTTTTATAGGAATGGGATCCGTCAGGAGCAAGCTCCATTACCTTACCGAGCGCAGTACCCCATTCCAGATGAGGACGGTAGAGTTCCAGAGGGTTATACAGGGGGCGACGGCAGACTTTACTAAAGTAGGCGTGTCAAGAACAAGAGAGGAGTACAAAACCTGTCGTGCAGAGGCCGAAAAGTCTCTTGCGGAGGTGAGAAAGACCCAGGGAGCGCTCGAGGCGCTTGCCGGCGATGCCAGGATGGAGACCGCCGATGAGCTCGGCAGGGTTGCGCAGGAGCTGTTTACTATCACCGAGGGAAGACTGAAAGCCGAAGAGGAGGCCCTGGCTGCAGCTGCCACGATTGCCCAGAGGCTCAAGGAGACATCACAGCGGCTGAGAGAGCTGGATTCCAAGATCAAGGGTCTTCAGCTGAACCGCTCGGCGGCGTTTGTCACCTCGCTGGAAGATACGAAAGGCATTTCTTCAAAGCTGCGGAACATAGAGACCCTGAAGGTCATCCTCAAGGACCTGCAGCTCGCGATATTCGAGATACAGCGGGCCGCGGACAAGAAAGCCCTCATCATCGCCAGGGGCAAGGCCAATGCCGCCGCGAGCAAGGCGTTCCAGAGCGATTATCTCAAGGACTGGATATCGAGGAACTTCTATTCCGATATAAAAGCGCTCACCGAGAAAGTCGAGGAGCTGGTAACGATACAGACCGCTCTCATGTCCCCTGCCGCTCCTGTCCCCGGGCAGCCGCTCCAGGCGAATGACGAAGCAAGAAAGAAGTTCGAGGCGGCCGGCAGCGAGGTCAGCGAGCGGCTTTCGGCAATCATGCTCGCCGTCGAGCAGGAGGTGCTGCTGGCAAGCGACAAGTACGGGGTCGAGACCGGGAGGCAAGGGGATGTCTTTACCCAGTCGAACATCGCAAACAGCGTATTGACGAGCAACTCCGAGCTGGTGGCCCTCGGCCTGTCGGCCGAAGGGCTGTCTACGAAACTCTTCACGCTTACGTCCGTTAAGGACGTCGATACGGTAAGCGCCGAGCTCGGGAAGGTCTTCGAGAGGGTAGGGAATGTCGAAAAGAATCTCGAGAGGGCGCTCCTGAAGCTCAATGCGAAAGAGGAGATGAAGCTGCTTAGCAGCGCCGAAGCTGCGCTCAATGCCGTACGCGGGACGCTGTTCGCCCAGGACGGCATTGTCGCGAAGATCCGCCATCAGCTCAGTATGAATGAAAAGGCGCTGCAGGCGATGGCGCGGCTCAGGGAGATCGTTGTCAGGCAGGCAGAAAAAGGGAAACAGACGGTGTCCACAGCCCAGGGAGAACAGGAGAAGGCGATCGGCACGGTCAACAGGATGGTCCATTTCAGCATGGGGCTCATCGGCGCCATCAGCCTCGGTGCGATCGTGTTCGGTATTCTCTTCGGCATATGGGTCTACCGCTCCATTGCCAACCCCCTGGCGCAGCTGATCACGGTCTCTGACAAGGTTGCGCAGGGGGATCTCGCCGTCGGCCTGAAGACGACGGCCCGGGACGAGATCGGCATGGTGCAGACCTCCATGGGGAAGATGGTGGACAACCTGAGGAATATTGTCGGGAAGATACGCACTGCCACGGGCAGCCTTGCGAGCAGCTCCGAGGAGCTGTCGGCTACCGCCGTAACGCTCGAGAAGGGGTCGCAGGACCAGGCCTTGCAGGTCGAGCAGTCGGCAACGGCGATGACCGAGATGTCGCAGACGACCCTCGATGTTGCGAAGAACGCCGCCGACACCTCCGGTGCTGCGCAGAAGATGAAGACCACGGCGATGCAGGGCAAAGAGGCGATGCATACGACCGTCCAGGAGCTGACGAAGTTCGCCGAGACCGTGAAGGAGTCGGCGGTCAAGGTCGAGTCGCTCGGCAGGAAGTCGGAAGAGATCAACGACATCGTCACGCTCATCAAGGAGATTGCCGACCAGACGAACCTGCTCGCCCTCAATGCGGCCATCGAGGCAGCCAGGGCGGGAGAGCAGGGGAGGGGGTTCGCGGTCGTTGCCGACAGCGTCAGGCAGCTCGCCGAGCGGACGACGGTGGCCGCAAACGATATCGCGAGCACGGTCCATACCATGCAGAGCGAAGTTGCCGACTCGGTAACCTTCATGAAAGAAGAGCGGGACTCGGTCGGTAAAGTGCTCGACCACGTCAACAGCACACTGAAGTCGATCGACGATATCGTGGCGTACGTAGAAGGGGTTGCGGATATGGTGCAGAGGATTGCGGCCGCCACCGAAGAGCAGTCGTCGGCTTCGGAAGAGGTCTCGCACAACATGGAAACCATCGCCGTTATCACGAGGCAGTTGAGCAGCTCGATATCCGAGATCAAGCGCGCCTCGGGCGATCTCTCCCATCTCGCGACCGAATTGAACGGCACGGCGAGCTGGTTTAAAGTGCAGGAGCGTTAA
- a CDS encoding protein-glutamate O-methyltransferase CheR → MMSPLAEEVFRQFRDFIYEKCGIFIPDNKKYFLENRLSRRIQEKNLKGYGDYLYNLKYDADKSELFKLYDLITTNETFFFREPQQFDVFSGELLDRVVAENAQSGRRELKVWSAASSTGEEAYTVAMMLLEKPELNGMRKEILASDISDLVLQSAKTAVYGSYSVRNIPEVYLKKYFTNTDQQYALAAPVKAMVKFMRMNLIDEREMRTMRGVDVIFCRNVLIYFDDKAKQKAVSLLYDALRPNGYLIIGTSESLHNITRAFRPVVINKVIIYQKV, encoded by the coding sequence ATGATGTCACCGCTCGCCGAGGAGGTCTTCAGGCAGTTCAGGGATTTCATTTACGAGAAGTGCGGGATATTCATCCCCGACAACAAGAAATACTTTCTCGAGAACCGCCTGAGCAGAAGGATACAGGAAAAGAATCTCAAGGGGTATGGAGACTACCTCTACAACCTCAAGTACGACGCGGACAAGAGCGAGCTGTTCAAGCTCTATGACCTGATCACCACGAACGAGACCTTCTTCTTCCGCGAGCCGCAGCAGTTCGACGTGTTCAGCGGCGAGCTGCTGGACAGGGTCGTCGCGGAAAACGCGCAGTCGGGACGGCGGGAGCTGAAGGTCTGGTCGGCCGCCTCATCGACGGGTGAAGAGGCCTATACCGTTGCCATGATGCTGCTCGAGAAGCCCGAGCTCAACGGCATGAGAAAAGAGATACTCGCTTCCGACATCAGCGATCTGGTGCTGCAATCGGCAAAGACGGCTGTCTACGGGTCTTATTCGGTCAGGAATATTCCCGAGGTGTATCTCAAGAAGTACTTTACGAATACCGACCAGCAGTACGCCCTGGCGGCTCCCGTCAAGGCGATGGTGAAGTTCATGAGAATGAACCTCATCGACGAGCGGGAGATGAGGACGATGCGGGGCGTCGATGTCATCTTCTGCAGGAATGTCCTGATCTATTTCGACGATAAGGCCAAGCAGAAGGCGGTATCGCTGCTCTACGACGCCTTGCGGCCCAACGGGTATCTGATCATCGGCACCTCGGAAAGCCTTCACAACATAACGCGCGCTTTCCGGCCCGTGGTTATCAATAAGGTCATCATTTATCAGAAGGTATGA